From the Mesorhizobium koreense genome, the window CGACGGCGATTTCGATTTGCAGGGGTTCCTGGATGAGGAGGACACAGGAAGCCTTCTTTGCCGTTGGTACGGCGCCGATGCGCTTGCCGCCATGGGTCCTCTCGATAAACGGGCGCTGCGCGTCCACCTCGACCGCGACATAGCCGCGCTCGACTCGCTCCTGTCGGAGCAGCTTGATGCGATCCTGCATCATCGGGAATTCAAGCAGATCGAGGCGCCCTGGCGCGGTGTTTCCTTCCTTCTCGACCAGGTCGAGGAGGATGACAAGGTCGTCATCCGGCTGCTGAGCACGACGTGGAAGGAACTCGGCCGTGATTTCGACCGGTCCAGCGAATTCGATCAGAGCGCGCTTTTCGCCAAGGTCTACAGTGAAGAATACGGCATGCCGGGCGGTTTGCCTTACGGGTTGCTGCTTTGCGATCATTTTGTCCGCCATCGGCATGGCGGGGCCGATTCCGCCGACGATATCGGGACGCTTTCCCGACTGGCGGAAGTGGCTGCCGCATCGTTTTCGCCATGCGTCGTCGGTGCGGCGCCTGAATTGTTCGGCGTCTCGACCTTTGCAGATCTCTCGCATGTCCAGCACATCGATGCCGGCTTCCGCCTGGAAGAGTATCAACGTTGGCGGCGCCTGCAGGAGAAGGAGGAGAGCCGCTTTCTCGGGGTCGCGCTGCCACGGATATTGCTGCGTGGCTTGCATGACGGTGATGGAGAAGATCATGGCGGCTTCGTCTACAGGGAGCGGGCGCTCGGCATAGAGGATTGGCTTTGGGGAAATGCCGTCTACGGCTTCGGCGCCGTCGTTATCCGCGCTTTTCGTGAGTCGGGATGGTTCGCCGATATCCGCGGTGCGCGTGACGGGGTTTTCGGAGCAGGGCGCGTCGACGGCCTGCCGGCGCCGTTTTTTTCTACCGGCGAGGCGGTCGCCTACCGCCGCCCGCTCGAGGTCGAACTGACCGACAGGAAGCAGAAGGTGCTTGAGGAACTCGGCTTCGTAGCGTTGAGCCCGTGCGGGTACACGAAGTCCGTGGCGTTCCTCGGAGCGCAGTCGCTCAACGTTCCCCCGGTTGCCGATACCGCGGAGAGCCGGAACGCAAGGCTGTCATCCATGCTGCAATACGTGCTCTGCGTCAGCCGCTTCGCCCACTACGTGAAGGTCATCGCCCGCGACCGCGTGGGCGCGTTCACCACTGTCGCGCAACTCGAAAGGCTCCTCGGCGACTGGTTGCGCGGCTATATGATCGGCAATCCGGATGCCAGCACCGAACTCAAGACGCGCTATCCTCTGAGTGGCGGAAGCGTCGAAGTTACGGAACTGCCCGGAAAGCCTGGCTCGATGGCCTGCATCATGCATATCCAGCCGCATTTCCAGTTCGACCGGGTCGTGACCGGAATACAGTTGCGGACGGAGATACAGCCGCCGCGGAATATCTGACCGGAGAACGAGGTGGACAGGAAACCCGCGAAAAGACCCGTCGTCCTTCCGATCCTCGACAGGCTCCTGCAAGGAGACAATATCGAGATCGACGGCAATTTCGACCGCGCCATTCAGGTCCTGCGCGAATCCGTTCGGCGTGACCTCGAAATCCTTTTCAACACGCGGCCTTACTACCAGGCCATCCCCGACGAATTCGGGGAACTGAAATCGTCGCTTATCGCGTTCGGGCTGCCCGATCTCCAGGTTCAGAACCTGGCCGGCGCCTCACAGCAGGAGGAATGCCGGCGTCGGATCGAGAATGCCATTCGGCGGTTCGAGCCCCGCTTGCGGGATGTTTCGGTGGAGATACTGGAAGACGATGCGCAGACGCGCGAGCGGACCCTGCGCTTCAGGATCGACGCGATCATGGATGTCGCCGAGATGGCGGAAGCCGTTGTCTACGACACTTTTGTCGATCCGGTTTCCGGCGGCGTGCTGTTTGCCGGAACCAGATCGGCGATTTCATAAAACGGCGCGGCAGCGGGTAGATCGGTCATCTGCCGTCGATGGCTGAAAGGGCTGCGGCAAGTTCACGCGCCGACGGTCTGTCGGCGGGGGCGGCGAAGCCGGCATGGAGCACTTCGGCAAGGCGGCGATCCGCCAGCGACGAAAAATCCGGTTTCGGTTCGGTGTTCCTGCGCCGGGCCGCGAATACCGCATCAGCCGTTCCCGTATGGAGCGGCCGGCCGTTCACCATACGATGCGCGACGGCGCAGAGCGCCCATACATCGGCGCTCGGCTCCGGCGCGGCGCCCAGCATCTGCTCGGGGGCCATCCATGCGGGCGATCCCACGACTTCTCCTGTGTCCAACCGGTCCGTGCCGCCGACCAGGCCCGCGACGCCGAGGTCGATGAGGACGGCATGGCCGTCGCGGAACATGATGTGGGCGGGTTTGAGATCGCGATGCACGACGCCACATGCATGCAGATGCGCCAACGTTCGAGCGACGTCTCCCAATGCCGTCAATGTTGCCGTCCCTGCCGGCATGTCGAGAAGCGATCCCTGCAACCACTCGAAAACGATCCGGTCTGGCGCGTGATCGAGTACCGACGCTAGCCCGGTGTGTCTCACTGTCCGGCCAAGGTGCGCCTCGCGTGCGAAGCGCGGCTTGTCGGGCCCGGCCGGGTCACGGGGGCGCTTGACGGCCACCTTGCGGCCGTCCTCGTCGACCGCCTCGAAGATATCGAAGGAACGGCCGGCGCGGCGAAGGACTTCACCCGTGAAGAGCCCTTCCGCCATGCCGGTCAGATGGCGCCGACGCGCCGCCACATGGGCAACGCGACCGACAGGACCTCCGGTACATTGTGCTCCAGCAATGTGACGGTCTCTGCCCTGTCCTCGATGATCTTGCCGTCTTTCGCCAGATGATCGCCGCCTCTTTGCAATTGGTTCCAGCAATCATCCACGACGGGTCCAACCTCGGCAGGGATCCCATCCGCCAACGCGGTGTAGACCAGCATCTCGACCAACCGGATGGTGACGGCCGAACCGATCGCCATGCCGGCCAGCGATGCATACGCCTTGCCCTGGTCCGAGCGGAGGCGGATTTGGGCGCTGTTGTAGCGGCGCGCCCGTTTGCGCGCGGCTTCCGACGGATTGGCCGTCACGACGGGCAGGGCCTGCTTGGAACCGACAAGCATGCCGATCGCCTCGCGTGCGGTCGCTGTCGACGATGCCGGATCGACATGCGTGAAAATCTCTTCAAGCGTGGGGGTGCCTCCGGCGATCTGTTCCAACGCCGGCCCATAGAACGCTTCGCCAAGCGTCGCCGCGCCAGCCGGCACCTTGATCTCGCGGCTCAGAGCGCTTGTCGGGATGATTGCGGTGAGGCGGACCGAGCGCAGCCTGCTCTCGAGGCGGCGGGCAGGAATGGTGCGGGCGCCGCGGATGAAGATATCGCGCCGGAAGGTGCGTTCCCTGAAGAAGTCGCCCACGGTCTCCTGCAGATCGAGCGGCGAACCGTCAATGAGTTCGCGCTGCTCTTTGGTCAGGCAGACGTCGGGATAATTGTCGAGAATGTTGGCGGACGCGGCGAAGGTCAGCCTGGCTGACGCAAGCGCCTCTGCCACGTCCATCTGATAGCAGGGCTGCCAGTGTTCGTTGAGATATTCATGCGCAACATAGGCGACATCTTCCTTCCGGGACATCTCTTCCAGCCGCGAGAGCTGTTCCGTAAGCAGCGCCCCGGCCCCTGCATCCGCCATCCGCCGGACGATTCCCAGGACCCTCGCGGCACGGTCGTCGCTGCGGCCATCCTCTCGCATCGCCAGCGAGCGGATCACCCTTTGCATCGGCGCCACATTGTTCCAGC encodes:
- the tssC gene encoding type VI secretion system contractile sheath large subunit, which produces MNEEGAIAQPAADVGSASASRTGPGPASVRLRENIAAAVCDDDDGDFDLQGFLDEEDTGSLLCRWYGADALAAMGPLDKRALRVHLDRDIAALDSLLSEQLDAILHHREFKQIEAPWRGVSFLLDQVEEDDKVVIRLLSTTWKELGRDFDRSSEFDQSALFAKVYSEEYGMPGGLPYGLLLCDHFVRHRHGGADSADDIGTLSRLAEVAAASFSPCVVGAAPELFGVSTFADLSHVQHIDAGFRLEEYQRWRRLQEKEESRFLGVALPRILLRGLHDGDGEDHGGFVYRERALGIEDWLWGNAVYGFGAVVIRAFRESGWFADIRGARDGVFGAGRVDGLPAPFFSTGEAVAYRRPLEVELTDRKQKVLEELGFVALSPCGYTKSVAFLGAQSLNVPPVADTAESRNARLSSMLQYVLCVSRFAHYVKVIARDRVGAFTTVAQLERLLGDWLRGYMIGNPDASTELKTRYPLSGGSVEVTELPGKPGSMACIMHIQPHFQFDRVVTGIQLRTEIQPPRNI
- the tssE gene encoding type VI secretion system baseplate subunit TssE — its product is MDRKPAKRPVVLPILDRLLQGDNIEIDGNFDRAIQVLRESVRRDLEILFNTRPYYQAIPDEFGELKSSLIAFGLPDLQVQNLAGASQQEECRRRIENAIRRFEPRLRDVSVEILEDDAQTRERTLRFRIDAIMDVAEMAEAVVYDTFVDPVSGGVLFAGTRSAIS
- a CDS encoding serine/threonine-protein kinase, with the translated sequence MAARRRHLTGMAEGLFTGEVLRRAGRSFDIFEAVDEDGRKVAVKRPRDPAGPDKPRFAREAHLGRTVRHTGLASVLDHAPDRIVFEWLQGSLLDMPAGTATLTALGDVARTLAHLHACGVVHRDLKPAHIMFRDGHAVLIDLGVAGLVGGTDRLDTGEVVGSPAWMAPEQMLGAAPEPSADVWALCAVAHRMVNGRPLHTGTADAVFAARRRNTEPKPDFSSLADRRLAEVLHAGFAAPADRPSARELAAALSAIDGR
- a CDS encoding methyltransferase regulatory domain-containing protein; protein product: MNNWADGYVSDIEYLDGWYAEQMPAHLDIACLLRATEPPVEAGEPFFYCELGCGAGKSAATVAATCPHAEVWGIDFNPAHIARARRLSNKGELDNLHLEDWAFADLAGAHGAALPRFHYIALHGVWSWISLENQRHIVDFIDAHLEPGGLVYITYNALPGWNNVAPMQRVIRSLAMREDGRSDDRAARVLGIVRRMADAGAGALLTEQLSRLEEMSRKEDVAYVAHEYLNEHWQPCYQMDVAEALASARLTFAASANILDNYPDVCLTKEQRELIDGSPLDLQETVGDFFRERTFRRDIFIRGARTIPARRLESRLRSVRLTAIIPTSALSREIKVPAGAATLGEAFYGPALEQIAGGTPTLEEIFTHVDPASSTATAREAIGMLVGSKQALPVVTANPSEAARKRARRYNSAQIRLRSDQGKAYASLAGMAIGSAVTIRLVEMLVYTALADGIPAEVGPVVDDCWNQLQRGGDHLAKDGKIIEDRAETVTLLEHNVPEVLSVALPMWRRVGAI